TAACTGCTAGCTGAATATCATACACTGGTTGGGGCCTGTTTGTAGcattggacatgtttgttagccCAATTTACAATTACTGTTGTGATGCTATTTACATCATATTAATCATTACTTAAGGCTGATATGTTCGCATTCTGTCtatttatgtaagtgtgtatacaCAGCTAAGTGATATATATTTCAACAGCCCTGTAACAGACGTGTGCCTATATTTCATTGCATTGTGGTCACAGTTGATTTATaatcattgtatttgttttgaCGGGTGCTTAAATACatttggattttaatgttgtgttttcaaggtttgaaaaatgcttgaattttgggtgaaaGTGCTTTTAAATGGCTGGAAATGTTCATTATATTTATaggcagtctgactcaataggccaggggtgtcaaactcattttagatcgggggccacatggagaaaaatctactcccaagtgggccggactggtaaaatccctgcacgataacttaaaaataaagacaccttcggattgttttctgtgtttaaaaatagaagaagcacattctgcaaatgtaaaaatcataatgttgttcttttacacttacatgtcacggttaatagtatttatctttatttgtcattatttgtattttctgaatgaatgattgcataatgttcatcagtcaactcaatggtgttcatttttaatctatcaagatgaaaaaatatcaaaatcaaattactgtatgtcatgtatgtagtttgataattttcctagATTGATGTATTAATATctagtttattttgtacatatgtaccatcatccagagatacaaagaattgctattgcaacatccagtagacatgtagaagagctgtttctttcattcaaaattttaggttaatttgtatacttagcaaactcatcctgcaggccggataaaacctgttagcGGGCCTAATCCGGCCCGCACGTTTGGCAACCCTGCAataggctaattataaaatggagaaaaataaattaagtttccttaaaaatgaaagctacgCGCTTGATCTGTTGACTTTGCAcaagcccttacattaggttgttgtcataCCATAGCTTtgtgtcgcccccaagaggacagtggtgcatcggtccatcaGGCCGGGAGCTTatcgttttaatgaacattggatgGAAAATGACTAAAACTTTGGATAAAACGTGGACTTGTTTGCACTGTAAGGGTCATATATAATGTTTAACCCTTTGCACAACAGAGCTGAGTTAATGTGAATGATTTTGAGTTTTTATACAACATGGTTCGAAGTATTTTTTGCTCCATTATTTTGgttgtctacttaacttgtctGACTACCTGAGTTAAAGCAAACAAGTTACatgttatatatttatatcatCTCTTCACTGACACGCTTATTCGTCTGAAGTTGTTAGAATGATaaggttagggttaaggttattGAATTACCTCTGCAACTGTGTCCTCACATTCTTCATGTCCATCCCAAACACGTCGTCTGCCTCTGACTATTGTGCTGAATGTAAAATGTTCTTCTTCTTCCAGTGGGTTCTGGTTTTCATCTTTCCACCGTCCCCCACCAGCTGCACATATACAATTGCATCACCTATAACAACAacctttatatattttttttgtgatgatcATTGAGAAACGAGAAAACTGACCTCTGAAGAAGTTGACGCTCGCGATGGAGGGTGATGGCCGACCAGGGGCTTCAGTGAACTCAGCCACACTTTGTAACATGGCTCTAATATTCCCCTGCTGCATATTCACACAAAAACTTTCAATTGTAATATTGTGATGTATGAAGACACCCTTTAACATTGCAAATCCGTCAATTGGATAAGAAAAACACACAAACCTCATCAGTGTTGCTCCATCTTGAGATTATTTTGGCTTCTGTTGAGTTATTCTCGTCTTTGTCTTCCAGCAGATCTTCCTCAGAACGGCTGCTGATCTTCTGAGCCTCTTTCAGGTCAGTCAGAGTCACACCCTGCAACGCATTCACAGAGTTTTATCagtcacacacgcacgcacacacacaataagGCTGCAATGATTATATGATAATACTATAAAAAGAAAATTGTCAAATATTTATTTGTTAACGAGTTGCGCAAAATAGAACTAGTTTGCAATCTTGCCTGTAATTTACTATACATGTGATAGTGAATTAACCCCATTAACatcttttttcatgcattctaactcatcaATACATGTAAAtgaaagtcagcttacaatggagccaatggtagCCATGACATCTTTGCGTCTTATTGTGTTTATTCCGACCACAAAACccaataaccatccaaaaagcgccaacaatactccatttaccttTCAAGGCCTGAATATTCACAAAGTGTTAGCGATATTGGTATCATAAGCGCTAATGTtctaaggacctacttttagtgGGGCATTGATCAGAGAGAGGCAACTTCCTCATGCTGATGTATTGACATCAGCCGGTGGTAATTTTAGATCAGTGTTTCTCAAACTGTGATATGAGTACCACTAGCAGTACGCAAACTCTATCTAGTGTTACACTAAATAATCACTTAAAGCCCCACatggcctgctcagtggccttgtggtcagagtgtctgccctgaaatcggtaggtgtgagttcaaacccctagccaagtcataccaaagactataaaaatgggacccgttacctccctgcttggcactcagcatcaatggttggaattgggggttaaatcaccaaaatgattcccgagcgcggccgccgctgctgctcactgctcccctcacctcccatgggggtGGAACAgtgtgatggatcaaatgcagaggataatttcaccacacctagtgtgtgtgtgaccatcagtggtactttaacttaagaactttcagttttggtggTGCCAGTTGACCAAAGCGTTAATGTTTTGCCAGTAGACCACATTTCACATGATGACCAGACATGatgtccctttttttttaacactttgcaAGGATTACAGTATGAGTGATAATTTATCTAAACGTGAATGTATCAACATCCTAACAGTCAGCATCCCAGAGACAGCCCACATTGTACAGTGTGTCatgtttaattatgtttgttAGGTCTCATGAAGTCTCCATGAGGGGTAGTCAGTGTTGTAGATGAAGGAAAAAGTGAACGTGGTGATGTCACAATTAAATTAATGTGCCGCCAAAGCGCCATATGCTTAAAATTtgtaaaataaatcaaaattaaactttattatgaatgtgcctgttactacattacatatatacttacagggtTATATAAAACGATGGAAGTCTGGATATTTTTTGAGCACTTTATAGGTGGACTAGAGCAACTCTCATAGGCTCccttgtaagcggacttttgattgcatttattcatTAATTAGAATGCATAAGAAAGATAAACATGTATGCTTGTCTTACGTAAGAATTGTGAACGATAGatacaattccaaaaaaagtggcTTCCCCtgcaatacattttaattaattgaCCGCCAGGAATGTTTGTTTACACTATCATTACTTTAGGTAAATTATTGCAGCTATACAACGCTAACAGTACTGGATAAAAATACTTTCTGCACTGTCCGTAAATGTATTTGTCGCTGTGGTTATATAAAGGTGCACAGCAAGTCATTAGCAATAATCCTAAAAAAATTATCGAGGACTAGTTGACCAACTGAAACGTTGCAGCCTTAACACGCAAATGCGTACACACAAAGTGCAGCGATGTATTGGCTACTGTACGATTTAACATGCATGTGTTACCTGCGTTGACCTGCGGGTCTGTCTTGCATGACGAGATTTTGCCCTTCTTTGAGATTCTGCTTCTTCATCTCTGACTGGTGTAAGGTGAAGTCTGGAACTACAGCGTGCATAAAAGATATTCACATTAAAGCAATGCTGGTTTTAGAcaacgtttacactgcaggccaaaatggtccaaatcagattttttttaagtaagatttttttccagctgactgtttacaatGCAAGTAAAATGTGGTCTTTATCAGACTACAGTGTAAACGCACAAAGGCCCCAATTTGGCCTCGttgtcacttgcatgcgcagttcattaaagagaaaaaacaaatataGTTCACCGGATTCCGTAAATGTATGTAAACTGTAAGAAAATATGGGACAGCGTGCACATCAATTACGGTCTTTCAACCATCCATATGTCTTATGAatcaaagtatatatttatatgtaaggtatttagtcagccaccgattgtgcaagttctcccacttgaaattatgacagaggtctgtaattttcatcagaggtacacttcaactgtgagagacagaatgtgaaaaaaaaaatccaggaattcacattgtaggaatttttaagaatttgtaaattatgatggaaaaaaagtatttggtcaaccaatcaaagctctcactgatggaaggaggttttggctcaaagtatcacaatacatggccccattcattctttccttaacacggatcaatcgtcctgtctccttagcagaaaaatagccccaacgCATGATAtttcaacccccatgcttcacagtaggtttggtgttcttgggatgcaaatcagtatccttcctccaaacacgacgagttgagtttataccaaaatggatacatggatgatacagcagaggattgggagaatgtcgtgtgatagatggaaccaaaatagaactttttagtataaactcaactcgtcatgtttggaggaagaagaatactgagttgcatcccaagaacatcatacctattgtgaagcatgggggtggaaacatcatgctttggggctgtttttctgctaaggggacgggacgattgatctgagttaaggaaagaatgaatggggccatgtatcgtgagattttgagccaaaacctccttccatcagtgagagctttgaaaggttgaccaaatacttattttccaccataattaacaaaaaaaattatttaaaattcctacaatgtgaattcctggatttttttttcactttctgtctctcacagttgaagtgtacctatgatgaaaattacagacctctgtcatcattttaagtgggagatcttgcacaatcggtggctaactaaatacttttttgccccactgtatgtatgtatatatatatatatatatatatatatatatatatatatatatatatatatatatatatatatatatatatatatatatatatatatttatatatatatatatgtgttaggtcaggaaaaaacatggaggctatttcatccctacaagcttgtTCAAACCTGAGAAAcagacttgtagggatgaaatagactctgtgttttttcctgaactAACCCCGgtgttgagcactgtataacagatCAACCACAGTAGAAAAGATCATATTCTAATCACATTTAGACTACCTCTTGATGTGGTCTGAATCTGAtgcgaaaagatcagatttgaaacaCTTTGGAGCATTACGACtggcaaaaaaaatcagatttggtttTCAGTGTAAACGAGGCTTTAGTCAGGGGCAATGTTCCCTCTAGATtgtca
The DNA window shown above is from Nerophis ophidion isolate RoL-2023_Sa linkage group LG06, RoL_Noph_v1.0, whole genome shotgun sequence and carries:
- the LOC133554448 gene encoding protein phosphatase 1 regulatory subunit 12B isoform X4 — its product is MQAFVPSSRLHLTPVRDEEAESQRRAKSRHARQTRRSTQGVTLTDLKEAQKISSRSEEDLLEDKDENNSTEAKIISRWSNTDEQGNIRAMLQSVAEFTEAPGRPSPSIASVNFFRAGGGRWKDENQNPLEEEEHFTFSTIVRGRRRVWDGHEECEDTVAEHDRLSRYDSSGDNVADKLGRTSSYTRRETRLASLSKQEQDTTSKDYKKMYAEALHENERLKSRLQDSKQELVNIRSQLEKVTQRQDRMSEKSTQVEAEKKEKQALEKRVSGMEDEIKDPPLRFRCGYQP
- the LOC133554448 gene encoding protein phosphatase 1 regulatory subunit 12B isoform X3; amino-acid sequence: MQAFVPSSRLHLTPVRDEEAESQRRAKSRHARQTRRSTQGVTLTDLKEAQKISSRSEEDLLEDKDENNSTEAKIISRWSNTDEQGNIRAMLQSVAEFTEAPGRPSPSIASVNFFRAGGGRWKDENQNPLEEEEHFTFSTIVRGRRRVWDGHEECEDTVAEHDRLSRYDSSGDNVADKLGRTSSYTRRETRLASLSKQEQDTTSKDYKKMYAEALHENERLKSRLQDSKQELVNIRSQLEKVTQRQDRMSEKSTQVEAEKKEKQALEKRVSGMEDEIKQDPPLRFRCGYQP
- the LOC133554448 gene encoding protein phosphatase 1 regulatory subunit 12B isoform X2; amino-acid sequence: MQAFVPSSRLHLTPVRDEEAESQRRAKSRHARQTRRSTQGVTLTDLKEAQKISSRSEEDLLEDKDENNSTEAKIISRWSNTDEQGNIRAMLQSVAEFTEAPGRPSPSIASVNFFRAGGGRWKDENQNPLEEEEHFTFSTIVRGRRRVWDGHEECEDTVAEHDRLSRYDSSGDNVADKLGRTSSYTRRETRLASLSKQEQDTTSKDYKKMYAEALHENERLKSRLQDSKQELVNIRSQLEKVTQRQDRMSEKSTQVEAEKKEKQALEKRVSGMEDEIKVLTELKADNQRLKDENGALIRVISKLSK